From Sporosarcina sp. 6E9, a single genomic window includes:
- a CDS encoding zinc-binding alcohol dehydrogenase translates to MKTIVARNRKVQIIEQPDPEVLPSYLLIETTYSAISPGTELGLIDISADKDLELGYSAVGNVLACGENVVGFQEGDIVACYGAPYVGHREKLLVPTTLCAKVPKDVDVKEGSLAGIGAIAIHALRIAKLSFGETVVIVGLGLLGQMIAKIANAAAYNVIAFDIQADRVDMIQRDKGIAAFSSLSEMENELLRRTNNQGADAVLLCSGGKRSELTDYCLNWVRKQGKVVIVGDIEPVFPRDQLFAKEAQILISRAGGPGRYDSVYEKQSIDYPYGYVRWTEGRNVAEYIRLISNKMIDVKPFLQNEVDFKDVPVAYDELIELKQDMLTQIINYKN, encoded by the coding sequence ATGAAAACAATTGTTGCCAGAAATCGAAAAGTACAGATTATTGAACAACCGGATCCGGAGGTACTACCTTCTTATCTACTGATTGAAACAACCTACTCAGCTATTTCTCCAGGAACAGAACTTGGATTGATAGATATTAGCGCTGACAAGGATCTTGAGTTGGGCTACAGTGCTGTTGGCAATGTCTTGGCGTGCGGAGAAAATGTGGTGGGATTTCAAGAAGGTGATATTGTCGCGTGTTACGGTGCACCTTACGTTGGACATCGTGAAAAACTACTTGTACCTACCACCTTATGCGCTAAAGTTCCAAAGGACGTAGATGTAAAAGAAGGATCATTAGCGGGTATAGGTGCAATTGCAATTCATGCATTACGGATTGCCAAATTGTCTTTTGGCGAAACAGTAGTCATTGTCGGATTAGGATTGCTGGGTCAAATGATTGCAAAAATCGCCAATGCAGCTGCGTATAATGTCATTGCTTTTGATATTCAAGCGGATCGAGTGGATATGATTCAAAGAGACAAGGGAATCGCTGCATTTTCATCGCTTTCGGAAATGGAAAATGAATTGTTACGTCGTACAAATAATCAAGGCGCAGATGCAGTTCTATTGTGTTCAGGCGGCAAACGTTCGGAACTGACCGATTATTGTCTTAACTGGGTCCGGAAGCAAGGAAAAGTTGTGATTGTCGGAGATATTGAACCTGTATTCCCACGTGATCAACTATTTGCGAAAGAAGCGCAAATCCTCATTTCTCGTGCGGGGGGACCAGGTCGCTATGATTCAGTGTACGAAAAACAGTCAATCGATTATCCCTATGGGTATGTGCGCTGGACCGAAGGACGGAATGTAGCAGAATATATACGCTTAATAAGCAATAAGATGATTGATGTGAAGCCATTTTTACAGAATGAAGTAGATTTTAAAGATGTTCCTGTTGCCTATGATGAGTTGATTGAACTTAAGCAAGATATGTTAACCCAAATCATAAACTATAAAAATTAA
- a CDS encoding dihydrodipicolinate synthase family protein has protein sequence MVNPKVLEHLHKGTVIPAHPLALTESRELDEDGQRALTRYYIDAGVGGVAVGVHTTQFEIRDPQFNLFEKVLTLAIEEINNAQVPESFIKIGGISGPEEAAIKEAKFIKSIGYDFALLSMGGLSDATPQELLERTKKVAEVIPVIGFYLQPAVGGRVLSFDFWKALAEIPNVYGIKIAPFNRYQTLDVMRAVCNSTRNKEIAIYTGNDDNIVADLLTTYRFQVDGRKVEKEIVGGLLGHWSVWTKTTVDIFKDIKNSKLDGKIPAELLTLGQEITDANAAFFDSNNQFKGSIAGINEVLARQGILKGNWCLADREKLSPNQSTEIDRVYSEYPHLNDDAFVKDNLSKWFTK, from the coding sequence ATGGTGAATCCTAAAGTACTGGAACATTTACACAAAGGAACTGTGATTCCAGCGCATCCGCTTGCCTTAACAGAAAGCCGCGAGCTCGATGAAGATGGTCAACGAGCTCTTACTCGTTATTACATAGATGCGGGAGTGGGCGGGGTAGCCGTCGGTGTTCATACAACACAGTTTGAAATCCGAGATCCACAATTTAATCTATTTGAAAAGGTATTGACGCTAGCAATTGAAGAAATAAATAACGCACAAGTCCCTGAATCCTTTATAAAAATTGGTGGTATTAGTGGACCCGAAGAGGCTGCAATTAAAGAAGCTAAGTTCATCAAGTCGATTGGTTATGATTTTGCTTTACTAAGCATGGGAGGTTTATCAGATGCTACTCCTCAGGAATTACTGGAGCGAACGAAAAAAGTAGCGGAAGTGATTCCAGTCATCGGCTTTTATTTACAGCCTGCTGTAGGAGGACGCGTCCTCTCTTTTGACTTTTGGAAAGCGCTTGCAGAAATTCCCAATGTTTACGGCATAAAGATTGCCCCGTTTAATCGGTATCAAACGCTTGACGTGATGAGGGCAGTTTGTAATTCGACGAGGAATAAAGAAATTGCTATCTATACAGGAAATGACGACAATATTGTGGCTGATCTTTTGACGACGTACCGCTTCCAAGTTGACGGGAGGAAAGTGGAGAAAGAAATCGTTGGTGGTTTACTGGGTCACTGGTCTGTTTGGACGAAAACAACCGTAGATATTTTTAAAGACATAAAAAATAGTAAGTTAGATGGCAAAATTCCGGCTGAACTATTAACCCTTGGACAAGAAATCACAGATGCGAATGCGGCGTTTTTTGATTCGAATAACCAATTTAAAGGAAGTATTGCCGGAATCAATGAAGTTCTGGCAAGACAAGGTATTCTGAAAGGGAATTGGTGTTTAGCTGACAGAGAGAAACTAAGTCCTAACCAATCGACAGAAATCGACCGTGTGTATTCCGAATATCCCCATTTGAACGATGATGCATTTGTGAAGGATAATTTATCAAAATGGTTCACTAAGTAA